Genomic segment of Streptomyces zhihengii:
CCGGGGTGATTCTTCTTCCACTCCGGGCGCCGAGGGTCGGGTTCGTCGAAGCCCGCGACCGCCGGCTCGCTGACGCCGTCCTTGAAGCCGAAGTGCTCCTTGCCGGCCCGTGCGCCGGGCAGCGTTCCGCCGTCCTGCTCGAAGACGATCACCACCTTGTGGACGGACGCCTCCTGGCGCTCCTCGGCGAGGGCGGCCCGCAGGTCCGCGACGGTGTCCGCGGCGAGGGTCAGCACGGCGTGCACCGGCTGGGCGTTGCTGTCGCCGAACAGCCAGTTCTCGGGGGAGTTGTCCCCGGTGTCGCCCAGCATCCCCGCGCGCAGGGCCGGGCCCTGCTTGAAGGCCAGCTGGGTCGTCTGCTCGGCGGCGCGCGGGAAGGGGTCCTTGCCGGTCAGGGTCTCGATGCCCGCGTGGGTGAAGCTGACGCTGCGCCACAGGGCCGTCAGAGCGCTGGGGTCGTCGCCGCCGCTGTTGCGGCGGGCCGCGCTGAAGGCGGTGTTGAAGGCGGCGACCTGCCTGGTCGTGGCGATCCGGGGCTTGAGGCGGCGCAGCCAGGTGCGCGCGCGGGTGGCGTCGTCGAACTTCAGGAAGAGCAGCTGGACGTTGTCCTTCTTGAATCCGGCGATCACGTCGCCCTGGATCTCGGTGCTGTCCCGCAGGGGGAGTTCGGTGGTCACGGTGACTCCGTCTCGTGAGGTCTCTCTCGTCTGTCGGCGCCGCCGCGGACCCCGGCCGGCCCGCCGGGGTCCGCGGCCGGTGTCACCGGGACTCGGGCGGGCCGAAGGACACGAACTTGGCCGTGCTGGGCACGCCCTCCGCGTCGAGAAGGAAGAGCATGTAGTAGCCGGGAGGTGCCGCCTTCGCCGAGGGCGGCGCCTGGAGTTCCAGCGATCCGCCCGCCCTGCTCCTGATCCGCAGGTCGAGGTGGCGCTGGCTGAAGTTCACCGAGTGGGTGGCCGTCGTGGGCGCCAGCAGCACCGCCCGGGCGACGTCCTGCGGTGCGGAGCTGAGCACCGTGAAGCGGCTGTCGTAGGTGAGGGTGCGGCCGGGTACGGCCGTGAGGTCGGGCCGCTCACCGCTGTGCAGGTAGGCCGGCTCGTAGATCTCGATCGAGCCGTCCATGTCGTCCTTGATGTCCGGGTCGTTGGCGATCTGCTGGGCCTCGTCGCCGGTGACCATGATCCGCCCGTCCGGGAGCACCACGGCGTTGGAGTGGTAGCCGCGCGGCAGGCGCTGGGCGGGGCCGAGCTTCCAGTTGCCGTCGGCGTCGCGCAGTTCGGTCTGCCGGTACTTCAGGTCGGCGTTGGGGTTGTAGACCCCGTTGCCGTAGTCGCGGATGTCGTAGGAGCCGTTGACGGTGAACAGGGTGCCGTCGGGCAGGATCAGGGTGTCGTCCTGCGTGCGTCCGAAGGCCCTGGGCTGCTGGGTCTTCCACTGGCCGCCGACGAGCTGGTACGTGTTCGGGTCGTCCCGGTCGCCGCCGAGGACGAGGACGGAGTCCGGGCCCCGGAACCCGGCGGGCAGCGGTACGGCGGAGCCGTAGTTGCGCATGAAGCCGTCGGGCCGGTCGGGCAGGGAGGCCCTGGTCTCGGTGACCGGGTCGAACGTCCACTGCTGGTCGTGGTCGCGGCCGAGGCCGTAGATCATGCCGTCGCGCAGGGAGAACAGGTGCGGGTAGTCGTGCCGGAACGGGGCCTCGGCCCCGAAGAGGTCCACGGGCGTGTCCTGCGGCAGGTCCCGTCTGTCGACCGGTACGGGACGCGAGCGCGCGGGGAAGCGTTCGACGACGGGGGTGGGCGTGCCCCAGCCGAGTTCCGACTGGCCCGA
This window contains:
- a CDS encoding galactose oxidase early set domain-containing protein, with product MSRSRLSRLLSACAVISALTVPAVLALPASAHDAPPGPHSVTGGAASGRAKAPVDKEEAAVLGQEHAEEHARARMRAEDTGDYPQPMRTARLESLTTSQARHNARFVASDFGVFRQYFPSPDFGVHVAQLPTGKVLLFSFERIETNPTKETAPTQITGRENAGRAYLWDPAKGTGTAAFTQVTPPSVVMPDGWNVSRPAPFFCAGHAFLPNGMLGVFGGNLGGNHGAGAKLSLVFDPWTETWSLNKDMSVGRWYPSAVTGSDGRILIMSGQSELGWGTPTPVVERFPARSRPVPVDRRDLPQDTPVDLFGAEAPFRHDYPHLFSLRDGMIYGLGRDHDQQWTFDPVTETRASLPDRPDGFMRNYGSAVPLPAGFRGPDSVLVLGGDRDDPNTYQLVGGQWKTQQPRAFGRTQDDTLILPDGTLFTVNGSYDIRDYGNGVYNPNADLKYRQTELRDADGNWKLGPAQRLPRGYHSNAVVLPDGRIMVTGDEAQQIANDPDIKDDMDGSIEIYEPAYLHSGERPDLTAVPGRTLTYDSRFTVLSSAPQDVARAVLLAPTTATHSVNFSQRHLDLRIRSRAGGSLELQAPPSAKAAPPGYYMLFLLDAEGVPSTAKFVSFGPPESR